The stretch of DNA AAAAATAAAACCAGTAAAACTAATGGCAGCGTACCTAATACTGTAGCAGACGCGATCGGTCCATAAGGAATCTCAAATAAAGTTGTTCCTCCTAATTGTGCTGTAGCTACTGGAATTGTTTTCATAGTTTCTTTGGTAATAAAAGTCAACGCAAAAATATATTCATTCCAAGCAAAAATAAACGTTAATATTCCAGTAGTAACCAAAGCAGGAATCGTCATTGGTAAAACAATTTTGAACAACATGGGAATGGTTTTATAGCCATCAATTTTGGCTGCATCTTCTAAATCTTTAGGTAATTGCTGAAAAAAGCTACGCATCACCAAAATAGTCAAGGGTAAGTTTATAGCTGTATAAGGAATAATTAGAGCTAAATAATTATTTCCTAAACCAATTGCTTTGACTATTTCTAATAGTCCTAAAAATAGTAGTACATAGGGAAATAAAGTAACAATTAAAATACCTGCTAAAATAATTTGTTCTCCTGGAAGTTTTAATCTAGCTAAAGCATAAGCAGCAGGCGAACCTAATATCAGACATAAAACAGTGGAAACAATTGAAACAAAAGCACTATTCAGGATATATAAGAAAAAAGGACGACGATTAAATAATTCTAGATAATGAGTTAAAGTAATTCTTCTAGGTAAGTAAATGTTGGGAATTGCC from Stanieria cyanosphaera PCC 7437 encodes:
- a CDS encoding carbohydrate ABC transporter permease; amino-acid sequence: MTSVKSENNNPTFNLGKFVFSLIVILVIVFFLAPIVWQVLTSLKLNEDISAIPNIYLPRRITLTHYLELFNRRPFFLYILNSAFVSIVSTVLCLILGSPAAYALARLKLPGEQIILAGILIVTLFPYVLLFLGLLEIVKAIGLGNNYLALIIPYTAINLPLTILVMRSFFQQLPKDLEDAAKIDGYKTIPMLFKIVLPMTIPALVTTGILTFIFAWNEYIFALTFITKETMKTIPVATAQLGGTTLFEIPYGPIASATVLGTLPLVLLVLFFQRRIVQGLTAGAVKG